From Curtobacterium sp. SGAir0471, the proteins below share one genomic window:
- the map gene encoding type I methionyl aminopeptidase — protein MIEILSPAEIDRARRTGALVGTILQTLRERTTVGTDLLEIDRWARTMIDDAGAVSCYVDYAPSFGRGPFGHHVCTAVNDAVLHGLPHDRAIADGDLLTLDLAVTLDGIAADAAISFVVGDADPADTALIDATERALAAGIAAAGPGVRVGDVSHAIGSVLTAAGYPVNTEFGGHGIGSTMHQDPHVANTGRPGRGYALRPGLLLALEPWVMADTDELVTDPDGWTLRSATGARTAHTEHTVAITEDGVEVLTRPSR, from the coding sequence ATGATCGAGATCCTCTCCCCCGCCGAGATCGACCGGGCCCGCCGGACCGGCGCCCTCGTCGGCACGATCCTGCAGACCCTCCGCGAGCGGACGACGGTCGGTACCGACCTGCTGGAGATCGATCGGTGGGCCCGGACGATGATCGACGACGCCGGCGCGGTCTCCTGCTACGTCGACTACGCCCCGTCGTTCGGCCGCGGCCCCTTCGGCCACCACGTCTGCACCGCGGTGAACGACGCCGTGCTGCACGGCCTGCCGCACGACCGGGCGATCGCCGACGGCGACCTGCTCACCCTCGACCTGGCGGTGACGCTCGACGGGATCGCGGCCGACGCCGCGATCAGCTTCGTCGTCGGTGACGCCGATCCCGCGGACACGGCCCTGATCGACGCCACCGAACGCGCGCTCGCCGCCGGGATCGCCGCGGCGGGCCCCGGGGTCCGGGTGGGGGACGTGTCGCACGCAATCGGCTCCGTGCTGACCGCAGCGGGGTACCCGGTGAACACCGAGTTCGGCGGCCACGGCATCGGCTCGACGATGCACCAGGACCCGCACGTGGCGAACACCGGCCGACCCGGGCGGGGCTACGCCCTGCGCCCCGGTCTCCTCCTCGCGCTCGAGCCCTGGGTGATGGCGGACACCGACGAACTCGTGACCGACCCGGACGGCTGGACGCTGCGGAGTGCGACCGGAGCGCGGACGGCCCACACCGAGCACACCGTCGCGATCACGGAGGACGGCGTCGAGGTGCTCACCCGGCCGAGCCGCTGA
- a CDS encoding 4'-phosphopantetheinyl transferase family protein, with translation MVRPSRVVRVTIAPSGADREALLTAVASAHGTDPVAVRVGRCCQHCGSMEHGRPWAIAAGRSVPVSLARTPAREPGGVGRTAIAVVTGGVRTDAVGIDLERVDRVAAAPLDVFTPTELARLREDRDRAAAWAVKEAVLKRDGRGLRVDPAAVEVDLARGTARFARRDHPVTVCWLAPDTVLAIAADGLRVAVDDRSGNGIDDGTGGRADDGVSGSAG, from the coding sequence GTGGTCCGTCCGTCGCGTGTCGTCCGGGTGACGATCGCGCCCTCGGGCGCCGACCGGGAGGCCCTGCTCACCGCCGTCGCATCGGCCCACGGCACAGACCCGGTCGCCGTGCGCGTGGGGCGCTGCTGTCAGCACTGCGGCTCGATGGAGCACGGACGTCCGTGGGCCATCGCAGCGGGCCGCTCGGTCCCGGTGAGCCTCGCCCGGACGCCGGCCCGCGAGCCCGGCGGCGTGGGGCGCACCGCCATCGCCGTGGTGACCGGTGGGGTGCGCACCGACGCGGTCGGCATCGACCTCGAGCGGGTCGACCGGGTGGCGGCCGCACCGCTCGACGTCTTCACCCCGACCGAGCTCGCCCGGTTGCGGGAGGACCGGGACCGTGCCGCCGCCTGGGCCGTCAAGGAAGCTGTGCTGAAGCGGGACGGCCGTGGACTGCGCGTCGACCCGGCCGCGGTCGAGGTCGACCTCGCCCGCGGGACGGCGCGCTTCGCCCGTCGGGACCACCCCGTGACGGTCTGCTGGCTCGCGCCGGACACCGTGCTCGCCATCGCGGCGGACGGCCTGCGTGTGGCCGTCGACGACCGGTCCGGGAACGGGATCGACGACGGCACCGGTGGTCGAGCCGACGACGGGGTCAGCGGCTCGGCCGGGTGA